From one Humulus lupulus chromosome 8, drHumLupu1.1, whole genome shotgun sequence genomic stretch:
- the LOC133796650 gene encoding peroxisomal membrane protein 11C, with protein MSTLDATRAELALVVLYLNKAEARDKICRAIQYGSKFLSNGQPGTAQNVDKSTSLARKVFRLFKFVNDLHALISPTPQGTPLPLVLLGKSKNALLSTFLFLDQIVWLGRSGIYKNKERAELIGRISLFCWMGSSVCTTLSELGELGRLSGSMKKLEKDLKGSDKHQNEQYRAKLKKSNERTLSLIKASIDIVVAAGLLQLSPKKITPRVTGAFGFTSSLISCYQLLPSPAAKSKAA; from the exons ATGAGTACATTGGATGCAACTAGAGCAGAACTTGCTCTTGTAGTTCTGTACCTGAATAAGGCTGAAGCCAGGGACAAGATATGCAGGGCCATACAATATGGTTCAAAGTTCTTGAGTAATGGACAACCTGGCACGGCGCAAAATGTCGACAAATCAACTAGCTTGGCTAGGAAAGTTTTCCGTCTTTTCAAG TTTGTCAATGATCTGCATGCTCTTATTAGTCCAACTCCTCAAGGAACTCCTCTTCCACTTGTTCTGCTTGGAAAG TCCAAAAATGCGTTGCTGTCAACTTTTCTATTTCTTGATCAAATTGTCTGGCTTGGCAGATCAGGAATCTATAAG AACAAGGAACGTGCTGAGTTGATTGGCCGGATATCTCTTTTCTGCTGGATGGGATCCTCAGTTTGCACCACTTTGTCGGAG CTTGGGGAGCTCGGAAGGCTTTCTGGATCAATGAAAAAGTTGGAGAAGGATCTCAAGGGCAGTGATAAACATCAA AATGAGCAGTACCGTGCTAAACTCAAAAAATCAAATGAGAGGACACTGTCTCTGATTAAAGCATCCATAGATATAGTGGTAGCTGCAGGGTTGCTTCAGTTGTCCCCAAAGAAAATTACCCCACGAGTTACTGGAGCCTTTGGATTTACTAGCTCTCTCATCTCTTGTTATCAG TTGCTTCCATCACCAGCAGCAAAGTCCAAGGCAGCCTAG
- the LOC133796649 gene encoding F-box protein At4g00755 gives MDTRLNPLDCLDSDMIIKIFTFMDDPSDLFSISAVSRSWRHFVVENGFFKLLCLRMFVQLSRVANTMVVKHGETEFGSRSNCMEQESMVRDHRVYAFLIKCCTSFVPGNCLFKAISASSTDNYPPESIDNTLEPREIVSTRMSYWSSTGQSNCEVPETLIYKLASDFCLVSEISIKPFEAFFQEGLPIYSARGMRFRLGHPKSPIDLEMFPVNEPCDDKFIWTYTSEVFQMAQINRLQKFKLPKPVFCIGGYLQIELLGRIQTQEMDGLYYICVSHVKVLGLPLAPALDVEILDQSGNFVLKQYVQADDSPVTLREFKPCSITTFDAGWSDDDASDDDASDDEFI, from the exons ATGGATACTCGTTTGAATCCGTTGGATTGTCTTGATTCCGACATGATAATaaaaattttcacttttatggacGATCCATCTGATCTTTTTAGCATTAGTGCTGTGTCGCGATCCTGGCGGCATTTTG TGGTGGAAAATGGCTTTTTTAAGCTGTTGTGCTTGCGAATGTTTGTTCAGTTATCTAGAGTTGCCAATACAATGGTGGTAAAACATGGTGAAACAGAATTTGGATCTAGAAGCAATTGTATGGAACAGGAAAGCATGGTGAGGGATCATAGGGTATATGCTTTTCTAATTAAGTGTTGTACATCATTTGTTCCTGGGAATTGCTTATTCAAGGCCATTAGTGCATCCAGCACTGATAATTATCCTCCAGAAAGCATTGATAATACTCTAGAACCTAGAGAAATAGTTTCTACGAGAATGTCATATTGGTCAAGTACAGGACAAAGTAATTGTGAGGTTCCTGAGACACTTATATACAAGTTGGCCTCCGATTTTTGTTTAGTTTCTGAAATCAGCATTAAGCCATTTGAAG CTTTCTTCCAGGAGGGTCTACCGATATATTCGGCTAGGGGTATGAGATTTCGATTAGGCCATCCAAAGTCCCCCATAGACTTGGAAATGTTTCCTGTGAATGAACCCTGTGATGATAAATTTATATGGACCTACACGTCAGAAGTGTTTCAGATGGCTCAG ATAAATCGCTTACAGAAGTTCAAGCTTCCAAAACCAGTATTTTGCATTGGTGGATATTTGCAAATAGAGCTCCTGGGTAGGATTCAGACACAGGAAATGGATGGCTTGTACTATATATG TGTGTCCCACGTTAAAGTACTGGGCCTGCCGTTAGCACCCGCGCTTGACGTCGAGATTCTCGATCAATCTGGAAATTTTGTGTTAAAGCAGTATGTGCAAGCAGACGATTCCCCGGTGACCTTGCGTGAGTTTAAGCCCTGTTCAATCACTACTTTTGATGCAGGTTGGTCGGATGATGATGCATCGGATGATGATGCATCGGATGATGAATTTATTTAA
- the LOC133795234 gene encoding receptor-like protein 32 yields MLQGPLLIPLPSTNHYDVSNNRMTGKISPLICNSSSLLTLDLSNNNFTGEIPQCLVKYHDFLSVLNLRNNSFQGFSPQAFKVGSNLKVINLSDNRFQGQLPRSLAACTVLEFLDLANNQLVDVFPTWLGTLPQLKLLILRQNRFYGAIGKPKKSSEFSKLRVIDLAHNIYTGDMPYEYMFIWNAMKSMNASDCTYLKAYVQEDFATIDLSSNKFGGEIPEAIGYLKGLHSLNLSNNKLTGHIPSSLGNLSNLKSSDLSQNKLVGEKRSLSNYCSLRLIPRGNQLNTFDSSSFEDNPGLCGESLPNICKDLNVVPPSFAADDDSEFIDVPMLISVMMGYIIGLVVGVILGNFLTKKMQGFGWATLRWRGTSRRPADF; encoded by the exons ATGCTGCAAGGACCACTGCTGATTCCTTTGCCATCGACAAATCATTATGATGTTTCAAACAACAGAATGACAGGAAAAATTTCTCCCTTGATATGCAACTCGAGCTctctgttgacccttgatttgtcTAATAACAACTTCACTGGCGAAATACCTCAATGTTTGGTAAAGTACCATGATTTTCTATCAGTTCTGAATTTAAGGAATAACTCCTTTCAAGGCTTCAGTCCTCAGGCATTCAAAGTTGGAAGCAATTTGAAGGTGATTAATCTCAGTGATAATAGATTTCAAGGGCAACTTCCTCGATCTTTAGCAGCATGCACGGTGCTAGAGTTTCTTGATCTTGCGAACAATCAACTCGTTGATGTCTTCCCCACTTGGTTGGGGACTCTTCCCCAGTTGAAGCTTCTCATTCTGCGACAAAATCGATTTTATGGTGCGATTGGGAAACCAAAGAAAAGTTCAGAGTTCTCTAAGCTACGTGTTATTGATCTTGCTCATAATATTTACACTGGTGATATGCCTTACGAGTACATGTTTATTTGGAATGCCATGAAATCTATGAATGCTAGTGATTGTACATATCTAAAAGCATAT GTTCAAGAAGATTTTGCCACCATTGATCTTTCAAGCAACAAATTTGGGGGTGAGATACCTGAAGCTATTGGGTACCTGAAGGGTCTGCATTCACTGAACCTCTCCAACAACAAGCTCACTGGCCATATCCCATCATCCTTGGGGAACTTGTCAAACCTCAAATCGTCGGACCTTTCTCAAAACAAGCTAGTAGGAGAGAAGAGATCCCTCAGCAACTACTGCAGCTTAC GGCTAATACCGCGAGGAAATCAACTCAATACATTTGACAGCAGTTCATTCGAGGATAATCCAGGATTATGCGGAGAATCGCTGCCAAACATATGCAAAGATTTGAATGTTGTACCACCTTCATTTGCTGCTGACGATGATTCTGAATTCATAGACGTACCAATGCTGATATCTGTTATGATGGGCTACATAATTGGACTAGTCGTTGGAGTGATTCTTGGCAACTTTTTGACCAAGAAGATGCAGGGATTTGGCTGGGCAACACTTAGGTGGAGGGGCACTTCAAGAAGGCCTGCAGACTTTTGA
- the LOC133796651 gene encoding F-box protein PP2-A13-like, with translation MGASFSASMADDDGQEKSRLDDIPENCVAMILMNLEPPDVCKYARLNRVFRAASSANFIWESKLPCNYLYVMDRVLENSALEMDKLGKREIYARLCRRNLFDNGTKEFWLDKSTGSSFLSISSKALRITGIDDRRYWNFISTEESRFQTIAYLQQTWWFEVEGEIDFQFPKGNYSVFIRLQLGRSSKRLGRRVSNCDHVHGWGIKPVKFQLTTSDGQHDVSQSFLENPGNWVNYHVGSFVVENPTALMKIKFSVTQIDCTHTKGGVCVDSVFIRPSSVGKGA, from the exons ATGGGAGCTAGTTTTTCAGCCTCAATGGCGGACGATGATGGTCAGGAGAAGTCGAGGCTTGATGATATACCGGAGAACTGCGTGGCAATGATTTTGATGAACTTGGAGCCGCCAGATGTTTGTAAATATGCCCGTCTGAATAGGGTGTTTCGCGCGGCTTCGTCTGCGAATTTCATCTGGGAATCTAAGTTACCCTGCAACTATTTGTATGTTATGGATAGAGTTCTTGAGAATTCGGCCCTGGAAATGGACAAGTTGGGGAAGAGGGAGATCTATGCCAGGCTTTGCAGGCGAAACTTGTTTGACAATGGCACCAAG GAATTTTGGCTGGATAAAAGTACGGGTAGCAGTTTTTTGTCGATTTCTTCAAAAGCGTTGAGGATTACCGGGATTGATGATCGGAGATACTGGAATTTCATTTCAACTGAGGAATCTAG ATTCCAGACAATTGCATATCTCCAACAAACCTGGTGGTTTGAAGTGGAAGGAGAGATTGACTTTCAATTTCCCAAGGGAAACTACAGCGTCTTCATTCGACTCCAGCTTGGCCGGTCCTCTAAGAGATTGGGGCGACGGGTTTCAAACTGTGACCATGTTCATGGCTGGGGCATAAAGCCTGTAAAGTTTCAGCTCACTACTTCTGATGGACAACATGATGTATCGCAATCTTTCTTGGAGAATCCAGGAAACTGGGTCAACTACCATGTGGGAAGTTTCGTTGTTGAGAATCCCACAGCTTTGATGAAGATCAAATTTTCAGTGACCCAGATTGATTGTACCCACACCAAAGGGGGAGTTTGTGTGGACTCTGTATTTATACGGCCCAGCAGTGTAGGAAAAGGGGCTTAG